The following coding sequences lie in one Lolium perenne isolate Kyuss_39 chromosome 2, Kyuss_2.0, whole genome shotgun sequence genomic window:
- the LOC127331318 gene encoding protein NETWORKED 2C codes for MLQRAASNAYSWWWASHIRTTQSKWLDANLQDVENRVKIMLKLLGEEADSFGKRAEMYYKRRPEVISHVEDVYRAYRALVERYDHLSKELHKANHTIATACPDEVQYAMLEEADDNFPRAIMPINSRKIQKSTVEDILKRKREGTPGRLKGVHERPAPQMSKDKAEEEIGRLQKAILVMQTEKEFVKSSYESGVAKYWELEKEIADMQEEICHMQDEFDAHASIDDDEARALMTITALRSCQGMVAELVEKFEELIRSAKMESEKIASLREKFYAMSRIIDPSKEEVGSVNTTPSDRTYPITREILELQTMYEKIEDFFDNNSESSVEEMAYKVDELVDKIIDLELKLPKQSAQIKQLKEENENIENKLDDLEDEVALRDDPGDSREELKLVEDKLNRIRVIEGSIIEEEVLVSTAFSEVYNCITSISKAFGPEDLSGLSAMAGDSTAPSEDVCIEDVTKESTEMNGREIRDIEAPITGDTLGRHVPREDDDPEVVDGNSSHGTDGVYDSKNGAEENLLMENCLPQEEFIDKKSVQAGSHFNLIVSSVTENGLKTIYEGKTDSSSEEVDQSSSGGTNKSGDMENDGFENFAQGQNLEGEYSPTAASQIHLLPLESFNTLNNTNDPNEEGSLVEVAESSFGGDSRTLDLKSDGDENVPGNSLIQAEVFGDGDGELSKTSGEISLVGSTSFHEDGTVGKNSLPEADHSCSGDTIKNLDSCHAGESKSGEESSKQVGQIVPENIEGLNEHGRVESSEEGLRTSYGHMNAYPSEEREETSLCVQTRDSEEIREVHNLVSEVPTDSEGLASHISHSQLEQKNPNAEELPREKGIFSNHGSRNGHEKSTIVSEEDAPSWQEFLLDGLEGRDAILLADYTSVLRNYKETKKRLAELEKKNQEHLEDTKAVISELRTANSRKYVEIQSLRDRLDSSEMPSSKMGRNRTLDRVISVVKEADSSGTGAPEEASPFEMKFRTEIDGLVDENLRFLARYSMACHQVQDFNSKYQELQNEMENPENKKAGGEPDAAMEPGPAEKKLRELRTEVDVWFEQNALLDRDLQLKTESLCSLQEEIADALRSSTEADGARFTPYEAARFQGEVQNMQQSNNKIGSELQAALERMRELEGKVNETLRKLRESFELSSRRSSRLEADTSYQNQFKHFPSRTRVPLRNFLFGTKPKKKSLFACINPTYQRQFSDF; via the exons ATGCTGCAGCGGGCGGCAAGCAACGCCTACTCGTGGTGGTGGGCGAGCCACATCCGCACCACCCAGTCCAAATGGCTCGACGCCAACCTCCAAG ATGTGGAGAACAGGGTCAAGATCATGCTCAAGCTGCTCGGGGAGGAGGCCGACTCCTTCGGCAAGAGGGCTGAGATGTACTACAAAAGAAGGCCGGAGGTCATAAGCCATGTCGAAGACGTGTACAGGGCCTACAGAGCTCTTGTGGAGCGCTACGACCACTTATCCAAGGAGCTACATAAGGCCAACCACACCATTGCTACTGCTTGTCCAGATGAAGTGCAGTATGCGATGCTGGAAGAGGCGGACGATAATTTCCCAAGAGCCATCATGCCGATCAACTCACGCAAGATACAGAAGTCAACCGTAGAAGACATTctgaagagaaaaagagaagggACGCCCGGGCGGCTAAAGGGAGTGCACGAAAGGCCTGCTCCTCAGATGAGCAAAGACAAGGCTGAAGAAGAGATTGGCAGGCTGCAAAAGGCTATACTTGTCATGCAGACCGAGAAAGAATTCGTTAAGAGTTCTTACGAGAGTGGGGTTGCCAAGTATTGGGAGCTTGAGAAGGAGATTGCAGATATGCAGGAGGAGATTTGTCACATGCAGGATGAATTTGACGCGCATGCATCCATTGATGATGATGAAGCTCGTGCCCTGATGACGATAACAGCTCTTAGGTCATGTCAGGGCATGGTTGCTGAGCTTGTGGAGAAATTTGAGGAGTTAATTAGGAGCGCAAAAATGGAGTCTGAAAAAATAGCATCTCTCCGGGAAAAGTTCTATGCTATGAGCAGAATCATTGACCCGTCTAAAGAAGAAGTTGGCAGTGTAAACACGACACCGAGTGACAGAACTTATCCTATTACTCGGGAAATACTTGAGTTACAGACTATGTACGAAAAAATTGAGGACTTCTTTGACAACAATTCAGAATCCTCGGTGGAGGAGATGGCATATAAAGTTGATGAACTTGTTGATAAGATCATTGACTTGGAGCTTAAGTTACCAAAGCAGTCTGCACAAATCAAGCAACtgaaagaagaaaatgagaacATTGAGAATAAATTAGATGATTTAGAAGATGAGGTAGCACTCCGTGATGATCCAGGTGACTCGAGGGAAGAGCTCAAGCTAGTAGAAGATAAATTGAATAGAATCAGGGTTATTGAAGGATCTATAATTGAGGAAGAAGTTCTTGTTAGCACAGCCTTTTCTGAAGTATATAATTGCATAACTAGTATCTCAaaggcatttggacctgaagaccTGTCTGGTTTGTCAGCTATGGCGGGAGACAGCACAGCACCTTCTGAAGATGTATGCATCGAGGATGTTACAAAAGAGAGCACCGAAATGAATGGACGAGAAATCAGAGACATTGAGGCACCGATTACAGGTGATACTTTGGGCAGACACGTACCTAGAGAAGATGATGACCCGGAAGTTGTTGATGGCAATTCATCACATGGTACTGATGGTGTCTATGACTCCAAGAATGGTGCCGAGGAAAATTTGCTGATGGAAAATTGCTTACCACAGGAAGAATTCATAGATAAAAAGTCAGTACAAGCTGGCAGCCATTTTAATCTGATTGTTAGTTCAGTCACCGAGAATGGTCTCAAGACAATATATGAGGGCAAAACAGATAGCTCATCGGAGGAAGTAGACCAGAGTTCATCAGGTGGTACAAACAAAAGTGGGGATATGGAAAATGATGGCTTCGAAAACTTTGCGCAAGGTCAAAATTTGGAAGGTGAATACTCACCAACTGCAGCCAGTCAGATTCATCTCCTTCCGTTAGAAAGTTTCAATACTTTAAACAATACAAATGACCCTAATGAAGAAGGGTCATTAGTAGAAGTTGCCGAGAGTTCATTTGGGGGTGACAGCAGAACCCTGGACTTGAAGAGTGATGGTGATGAAAATGTTCCTGGGAACAGCTTGATCCAGGCGGAAGTATTCGGAGATGGAGATGGTGAATTATCAAAAACAAGTGGTGAGATCAGTTTAGTTGGTTCTACAAGCTTCCATGAAGATGGCACCGTGGGAAAAAACTCATTGCCAGAAGCTGATCATAGTTGTTCCGGTGATACAATTAAGAACCTGGACTCCTGTCATGCTGGTGAGTCAAAATCAGGTGAAGAATCGTCAAAGCAAGTTGGCCAAATTGTTCCAGAAAACATTGAAGGTTTGAACGAACACGGTAGAGTTGAATCATCTGAAGAAGGTCTTCGAACTTCGTATGGTCATATGAATGCATATCCCTCTGAAGAGAGAGAGGAAACCTCTCTCTGTGTACAAACTAGAGATTCTGAGGAAATCAGGGAAGTGCATAATCTAGTATCAGAAGTACCAACAGATTCAGAAGGCCTGGCCAGTCACATTTCTCATAGTCAGCTAGAACAGAAAAATCCAAATGCCGAAGAGCTTCCAAGAGAAAAAGGTATCTTTAGTAACCATGGAAGCAGGAATGGGCATGAAAAGTCTACTATTGTTTCAGAAGAAGATGCACCCAGCTGGCAAGAGTTTCTACTTGATGGACTGGAGGGCAGAGACGCAATATTGCTTGCTGACTACACTTCAGTTCTGCGGAACTACAAAGAAACGAAAAAAAGGCTTGCTGAGTTGGAAAAGAAAAACCAGGAACATCTCGAAGATACAAAGGCGGTAATAAGCGAACTGAGGACTGCGAATTCCAGGAAATATGTTGAGATCCAATCGCTCAGAGATCGCCTGGACTCTTCAGAGATGCCATCCAGTAAAATGGGTAGAAATCGCACTTTGGATAGAGTAATTTCAGTTGTGAAAGAAGCTGATTCGAGCGGTACTGGAGCACCGGAGGAGGCTTCACCATTTGAAATGAAGTTCAGAACTGAAATCGACGGGTTAGTCGATGAAAACCTGCGGTTCTTGGCAAGGTATAGCATGGCTTGCCACCAGGTGCAGGACTTCAACAGCAAATATCAGGAGCTACAGAATGAGATGGAGAATCCTGAAAATAAGAAGGCGGGAGGAGAGCCTGATGCTGCGATGGAGCCTGGACCAGCTGAGAAGAAACTGAGAGAGCTCAGGACCGAAGTGGATGTATGGTTTGAGCAAAATGCACTTCTCGATCGAGACCTGCAGCTTAAAACCGAATCTCTTTGCAGCCTGCAGGAGGAGATAGCCGACGCATTGCGGTCTAGCACGGAGGCTGATGGAGCCAGGTTTACGCCGTACGAAGCGGCCAGGTTTCAAGGGGAGGTGCAGAACATGCAGCAATCCAACAACAAGATTGGGAGCGAGCTGCAGGCAGCGCTAGAGCGCATGAGGGAGCTTGAAGGCAAGGTCAACGAAACCTTGCGGAAACTGCGGGAGAGCTTCGAGCTTTCGTCCAGGCGCTCGTCCCGTCTAGAGGCAGACACCAGCTACCAGAACCAGTTCAAGCATTTCCCGAGCAGGACGAGAGTCCCATTGCGGAACTTTTTGTTTGGCACGAAACCAAAGAAGAAATCTCTGTTTGCCTGCATCAATCCTACATACCAGAGACAGTTCAGCGATTTTTGA